In the genome of Microbacterium paraoxydans, the window CGGGTCGCCCAGCCGCTGATCGTGGCCGCCTCCCTCGTCGCCGGTGACGCCCTCGTGGCCGCCGCCGGCCGCCGCGCCGACGGCATCGCCGGGCACTCCGTCGGGGAGATCGCGGCGCTCGTCGGCAGCGGCGTGCTGGACGCCGAGACGGGCATGCGCCTCGTCGGCATCCGCGGGCGGGCGATGGCCGATGCCGCCGCCCAGACCCCGACGGGGATGAGCGCGGTGCTCGGCGGCGATGAGGAGACGCTCCTCGCCCGCCTCGCCGAACTCGGCCTCGCCCCGGCGAACTTCAACGGCGGCGGGCAGATCGTCGTCGCCGGTCCCCTTCCGGCCCTGGCCGCTCTCGCCGAGGAGCCGGTCAAGGGCACGCGCGTGGTGCCGCTCCAGGTGGCCGGCGCGTTCCACACCGACTACATGGCCTCCGCCGTCTCGACCCTCCGCGACGCGGTCGCCGACGTGCAGCCGTCCGACCCCGAGATCACGCTCTGGACCAACCGTGACGGCTCGGTCGTGACCGACGGAGCGACGGCGCTCGACTACCTCGTCGACCAGGTCTCCTCCCCCGTCCGGTGGGACCTCTGCATGACCTCGTTCGCCGACGCCGGGGTGACCGGCGTCATCGAGCTCGCCCCCGCGGGCGCCCTCGTCGGCCTCGCCAAGCGCGGCCTGCGCGGCGTACCCACGGTCGCCGTGAAGACCCCCGAAGACCTCGAAGCCGCCGTCGCGCTGCTGAACGGAGAAGCCGCATGACCGCCTCCCTCGCCCAGATCGCCGGACCCGCCTACACCCGCATCTACGCGTTCGGCGCGGCTCGCGGCGAGAACGCGGTGCCCAACGAAGACCTCATCGGGCCGATCGACTCCAGCGACGAGTGGATCCGTCAGCGCACCGGCATCGTCACGCGCGCCCGGGCCGACAAGGGGACGGACGCCATCGACCTCGCGACCGCGGCGGCAGCCGAGGCCATCGAGAATTCGGGGGTTCCCGCCGACCAGGTCGACCTCGTGATTGTCGCGACCATCAGCAACCCGAAGCAGACGCCGTCCGTCTCCGCGATCGT includes:
- a CDS encoding ACP S-malonyltransferase produces the protein MIVVVCPGQGSQTPGFLAPWLELDGVEERLAAYSEAAQLDLRAHGTESDADTIRDTRVAQPLIVAASLVAGDALVAAAGRRADGIAGHSVGEIAALVGSGVLDAETGMRLVGIRGRAMADAAAQTPTGMSAVLGGDEETLLARLAELGLAPANFNGGGQIVVAGPLPALAALAEEPVKGTRVVPLQVAGAFHTDYMASAVSTLRDAVADVQPSDPEITLWTNRDGSVVTDGATALDYLVDQVSSPVRWDLCMTSFADAGVTGVIELAPAGALVGLAKRGLRGVPTVAVKTPEDLEAAVALLNGEAA